GTCTTCTACTCCGGCTCCACTCTCGCCCCCGACCTCTCCCTCCCCAAGATCCGCCAACGCCTCGCCACCACCAGCCCCGAACCTGCCCCCGCTCGCCCGGGCAACCCCTGGCACCAGGCCACCGCCGCCACCGAACGCATCCCTCACCACCTCACCCACGGCGACGACCCCACGGCTCAAGGACAGTTGGTCGCGCTCGGCGCGGCTCTGGACCTCCTGCCGGTCACCGCGCCGGCCGCGCTCAGGGCCAAACTCCAACAGGCCGCGGCTGCCTTCGAGCGCGCCACCCGCTCCCGCATCACCGCCGACTTCAACAGCACCCGCGTCCTACGCGGCAACGTCCAGGCGATCTTGCGCGACCGCCCCCAGGACCGGGATGGGACCGGATTCACGATGCTCTTGGACGCCATGCTCACTGCCGTGGCGTTCGCGATGCACTGGCACCGTACCCGCCAGCATGCCCAGCAGGAGGTGGCCGCACAGCAGGCCCTCCTCCACCTGCAGGTCGCGTACGCGCGGGTCGCCGAGCCGGTCCTGACCGACCTCGCGAACCGCTCCCCCAGCCTCCAGATCAAGCGCCGCTTCGCCTACCACCTCCAGGAGGTCGTACCGGAACACGCCGAGCGCATCCTCAACGACCCCGCCTGGGACGCACTCACCACCGTGCTCGCCGAGGCAGAAGCGGCGGGACACAACGCGGCCACCGTCCTCGACCAGGCGCTCGGCCGGCGCACCCTGGAGGACGCCCACAGCCCCGCCCGCGTACTGACCTGGCGCATCCGGCGCCTCGGCGAGCGTCATGCCCCCAGCCCACGAGCGCAGACAGCCACCGCACGCCACGCCGTAGAACGCCACGCCATGCCAGCGTTGCAGCAACTCCGGAGTCGGAAGCACTGATCAGGCTCTCGTCGAGCCATCAACTTCTGGATGCACGACGAAGCTCCGAGTATCCGAACCACGGGCTGATCGACTTCGGACTACAGGCGCCTTTCGGTCAATGTTCAACAGGGCATCTCCGTGCACGGCTTGTGCCGGTTTGCGGTCTGGTCGCGCTCGTCGAGCACGTGGACGATGCCCCTCTGTGCCTGCCGAGGCGTCATCGCGGCCGGCCGGTAGAAACGGGGGTGGGGAGTTGGCGTTCGCAGAGCACCAGTCAGCCTTTTCGGCGCCTGCGATACCGCTGGGGACTGCGGACGGTGCCGGGGAAGTGATCCGGCACGGCGCGTACACCGAGGGCGTCACTCGCCGGTTGAGTGCCGCTGCCTTCGCCCGTACGGACTGGCTCGCCGTACTGTGCACCCAACTGGCGGAACTATGGAAAGCGCTGAAGGCAGCGGTGCGGAAACGCCTGCGATGGCTGTTCCCCGCCAAGGAGGAAGTAAAGGCCGCCGACACCGCCGAGCCGACGCCTCCATCGGTCGTGCTGGGCGAGGACTACGCGGTCTGGGTCCGGCGTCGCATCAAGAAGTCAGCCCGGCCGGTGCCGGTCTACGGATTCCACCAGGAACCCGTCATTCACGCGAGCGACCGAGCCATCCGCCACATGCGAAGACGACGGGCAGCCGTCTTCGCAGTGATCACGCTCGTCGTCTGGCAGACGATCGCCGGCGCTCTGACCGCGGGCTGGGCAGCCCTGGTTCTATTGGCCGGCGTGTGGGGCGTCTACCTGGTCGAGCGCTATCTGGCGCAGGAGCGGTTCAACGCTCTCTTGGCTGGAGAACTACACGCGCCCGCCCCTGCCGCGCAGGCTCACGCCCTGCCGTACCTCCACGAGCGTCGCTCAAGCGGGGACAGGCATCGGTTCCTCGGAGCAGGTCTGCAGGCATGGCATGAGGCGGTCATCGGCATCGACATCGAGCCCGCCCCCGAGGGCCAAGACGAGGAAGGAGACACCACCGGATCGGTCCCAGGCTTCGGTTCGCCGGGGCAAAGCCCGGGCCAGCCGGACACGGCCGAGGTGGCCAAGGCGGTCTTGGAGGCGCTGGCCAAGCACAACAAGCCTGTGGCCCGCAAGCCGCTGAAGCACTTCACCGTCGCCCAACTGCACGCCCATGTCGCACGCCGCCTGGACGACCCGGCGCCTGCTCATCACCGAGACCACCCCATCCCGCGCATGGAGGTCATCGGGATCGCCGGTATCCACTACAAACGCTGGGACCAGATCGACGACGACACGTGGCGCAGTCTGCACACGCTCGCCGTGGACAGCTTCGGTGACAAGCCCGCCGAAGAGATCGCCCGCCGCTACATCTGGGCTCGTGTGACCGCCTGGAACGGCGACCTCATCGCCGCCATACTCGTCCACTTCGCCTACCAGGGCGGCTTCCTACGCGTCACCGTCCGCCCGCACATCATGGGTCCGCTCAACCCGAAGGTCGCCGGACTCAAGCCCGCCGACCCCCGCACCCTCAAGTGGCTTGGCCGCACGGCCTTCAACGCCCTCGGCGACATGTACGTGGGGCTCGACCGGCTCATACGCCGCACGCCGCGCAAGCGCCCTGAACTCGATCCCGGCAGCGGACCGGTCAGCCTTCGCGAGGTCCATAGCGTCCGCTGGATCGATGACATGCACACGAACGACGACGCCCGCTACTACGTGCAGATGATGCAGCGCCGCGTCTTCGACTCCACCGAGATCTTCCTGCGCAACCACAACGTCGACATCGCCGCCTACCAGCAACAGGCCACCGCGATCTACAACTTCGGCGTCATGAACGGCGGCACCATGACTGGCCCCGTGCAGGCCACGCCGTTCTCCGCCAACCCCTCCATGACGAACTGACCGGCAAGACCCCCAGGAGCCCCGCATGGCCAGCCGCCGCCAGCCCGACCCGGTCCCGAACGGTCCCAACTTCGGGATCATCAACACCGGTCACATGACCGGGCCCGCCCAAGCTGCAGCATTCTCCCAGAACGTCAGCCAGACCAACAACATCACCAACGAAGCCGTCACCGAAGCCCGCGAAAGCATCGAGGGACTCCGACGCCGCCTGGAAGAACTGCGCGGCCAGTACCCCGAAGTGGACGCCGCCCTGCGCGACCTCGACATGATCACCCCGCGCCTGGACGAACCCGAACGCGATCCCGGCACCCTGCGCTACATGCTCCAGAACCTCGTCGAACGCTGCGGCGGCATCCCCAACCTCCTCACCGCCGCGCAACTCGTCCAGTCCACCGTCCTGGCGCTGCTCCCCGGCTCCTGACCAGAGGAAAGACGTCTCCCTCGAAGGCTTCGGCTCGGTTATGCAGGGACTCCAAGGTGATGGGCATCTCGTTGGGCAGTCAGTTGGTTCGCCAGCTCCGCGGGCCCGATCTTGCTCAGGGCCCAAAGGCTGCTTGATCGCCTGGCCCACGCCCAGAGGGAGTCGCCCACAGGGGTGTGGAAAGGGACCACGGGAATGCCATGGACATCGAAGGGGCCGGTGTCAAGGTAACGCAGACCGCCGGTGCCGCACAGGTAGTGGGTGCTACAGGTGGCTGCCGCAAGGTCGGCGAGGCGCTCGGACCGTCCTTGCCTGGTCGGGATCTCGCTGCTTTCCGGCACGTCCCCTGACCATCCGACGACGTTGAGCAGGGCAATTGTCGATGTTCGGGCGAGATCAGCCACGCGATCCGTGGTGGCAAGGTCGTCCACGAGCGCGTCCACGACCTCAGAGACCGCATCCCAGTAGGGGCTGCCGCCGTAGTACTGCCGCACGAGCAGCTGAACCGTCCGCGCGACCGCCCGGGATCAACGAGCCGCGCCTGGCTGATCAGCGTCGAGCGCCCGTTGGGCAGGTGCGTCGGGAGTGTGAGCCACTGCTGCCGTGCGGGCTCGTCCAGGGCCGCCAGCCGAGCCCGGTGCTGGTAGTCGCGCCGAGCGAACTGGACGTCGTCCAGCACGATCCACCGGTCGGCGGCGTACAGCTTGGCGAGCGTGGACAGCCGTGGGAAGAGGTTCGGCTGGTGGATCGCGCACACCCCGCCCGGCGGGCCGACGTGCGACGGGTCAGGTGCTGATGAGGCGGCTGTCGAAACCCGCACCCAGGAGGCGTTCGTAGGCGTCATGCACATCCCCCGGTACGTCCTGCTCGACGGCGAAGCCGAGCTTCGGGTACTCGATCACCCGTTGCAGGTCGCCGACGAGCATGTCGACGACGAGCTTCTCGTCGCCGATGGACTTGATGTAGTCGTCCAACTCCAGTGGCTCGGAGGCGCACACCAGCTCCACCTCGGGCCACAGCTTGCGGCAGGTCGCGTACGAGCGGCGCTCCATGTACGGCTTCGAGATCAGCAGCAGCGACTCCACCGCGATGCCGGCCTCGGCCAGCAGCTCGCGGGAGAATGTGATGTTCTGGCCGGTGTTCGCGGCCTTCGCCTCGACCAGGATCGCCTCGTCCGGCACACCCAGGCTCAGCGCGTGCTCGCGGTAGTGCACGGCCTCGCCGCGCGGGAAGCGGGCACTCGTAGTGGGGCTGTTGCCGCCGCTGAAGACCACAACCGGGAACAGGCCGTCGCGGTACAGATCGACGGCCGTGGTGGCCACCCCGAGGTCGTGGCTGCCCAGGCCGATCGCCGCCGAGCAGAGCCGCTGTTCGTGGCCCATCTGGTGGTAGTTCCAGATCAGAGTCGCGTCGTGGAACTGCTCTTCGGTGATCTGGCGCTGCTCGTGCTGGGGCACTGGCACTCCCTGGCTCATCCCTGCTGGCCCGTTCGGATGCCCTCGATGCTGCGCAGCTGGTGGCTCAGCCCGTACTGGCGGGCCACCTGTGCCGCCTGATCGAGGACGGACAGCCCATCATTCCGGGTCGCCGCATCCGACAGAAGGATGTGCCCGTACGCGGTGTCCAACCGCACCCGCTGCATCGGGGAGTCGACCGTGCCCGTGGTGCGCGCGATGTCGATGTAGTGCAGTGCCTCTGTCAGGTCGCCGATACCGCGATGCGCGAGGGCCAGCTTCTGGTGCGCCACGGACCAGTCGTCAGGCTCGCCGAGTTCCTCGAACTCGCGGGTGGCGGCCGTCATGACTTCCGTGGCGTAGCCGTTGTTGCCTTCCTTGCTCAGGGCCGTGCCGATCCACAGCAGGGCCCTGGCTCGGTCGCGTCGGCTGAGGCGTTCGTCCGCGGCGAGCTGCTCGTATCGATGAGCGGCGGCATCGAGCTGGCCTGACATCTCCCGTACGACAGCGAGGGACAGCTCAATCTGGGCCACCCTGCGCGGGATGCCGAGCTCGGAGAACATGCCGCGCGCGGTGAGGTAGGACTGGCGAGCGGACAGTGGGCCGAGGATCGCGCCCTGGTCCCGTTGCACATCGCCGAGCAGGACAAGCGAACGCCCGTACAGGTATAGGCCCTTGTCGTCGAGCTCGTGGGGGCCTTGGCTGACCAGCCACCGATTCAGCAAGGTCGAGGCGAAGGGAAAGTCCTGACGGCTGACACAGACCACGGCGCGCTCGATGTCCTCGGTCCAGGTCTCGTAATCCGCCGGTCTCACGGCTTTCCGCGCGGGGAACAACAGCGTTTCGAACCGGGCCTGGGCCGCGGTGTCCGCCCGTGCGAGCGCGGTGTCGAGGATCGCCTGTGTGTCGGGACGGGGCTGAGTTCCGGCGCCGAGGCTCTCCCACTTGGCCACCGTGCGCAGAGCCACACCGAGGTGCTCGGCGAAGGCACGGGTGCTCATACGCAGGGCGGCGCGAAGGGCTCTCGCCTCCTGGCCTGTCCACTGCTGCACGTTGACCACGGATTACCTCCCTCCGTCACGTATGGAAGCACTCTCGGTGACGACGTAGGGCGGGAAGTGCAACGGAAGTGCAACAGCAGGTCATTTCAAGGCCGTTCACGGCAGCCGACGCTGTGCTCATGGACGACGAGCTCATCACGGAACGCCGCCCCGTAGCCTTCCCCCAGGTCTTCGGCTACCTGCGCCATGCAAACCCGGCCCGTCACAGCGCACTTGTCAGCTGCCTCACCGAGTACTGCCGACGACACGAACTCGCCCTCTGCGGCGTCTTCATCGACCGCGACACCACGGCAGCCATCCGCTCGCCGGCCTTCGTCGGACTCGTCGACGCCCTCGAACTGCCCGACACATACGGTGCCGTGACCCTCGCGCTGAACCACCTCGGGCCCAAGGGCCTCAATGCCGAGCGAAGGCGACGGATAACAGCGGCGGGTGCCCGCCTGATCGTGGTCCGTACCTCCAAGCCGACGACGGGGGCTGCACTGGCCTGCGGCTCCAGCTCCAACCTCCAGCGACAGGCGGACACATGACATCCGTGCGTGACGCGCTGCGCAGCGCCCCCATGGTCAGCGACGTGCCCGGCCTGCGCCTGCTGAAGGTCGGCGACGGCTGGGACCTCGTGCGAACCTCTGCCGAGACGGGCCTACTGGCCTTAGCCCACCTGCGGGCAACCGGCGCCACGATCGGCCCGGTGCTCTATGACGGACCCAACGAGCGCCTCTACTACGCCATCGAGCCTGGCACCGCCGACTGCTGGAACGACCTGCCCGTACGGCATCTCTGCGCCAACAGCTGGCTCGTCGCACCCGGCTGGGAGGTGATCGACGACTGGTACGGCGGCTGGTGCGAACTTCCCGACGACGACACCCTCACGGACGCCGAAACCCTCCGGATGGCGCTCCAGCACCCGTACGTCACCGCTGACAACGCGAAACGCCGCTCCGCCGCCTGCCTCTGAAGCCCCGCGGCCCCGCCCCACACCTAGCAGCGGCGCCTTTCCTCCGACCCGACTGCAGGGGGACATCCGTGACGACCCACCCCGTCTCACCGAACACCGTCCTCGCCAACGCACTTCTCCGCACAGAGGACGTCCTGACCCCACGCATCCTGGCCACCCCACCCGAGCGGATCGTGCTGGTCGTCGGCACCCAGATCAACGGTGCCCCGCACATCGGCACCTCGCTCGTCCAGTCCCTCGCGTTCGCCATGGCCGCCCGCCTGCGCGACCGATTCGGCATCCCCAGCACGGTCGTCTTCAGCGCCCTCGACAACGCCCCGTACGAACTGGCCACAGACCCAGCCAGCGGACATCGTTACCAGCGCGCCTACGCCCAAGCCCTCGGCGAGAAGGCCCTGACCGACCTCGTGACCGCGCTATACCAACCCCTGTTCACGGCCCTGACCCGGCGCCTGGGCATCCCCCACCATGTCGAGACCTACACCCAGCAGCAAGCCGGCGAATACTTCCGCCGAACCTGGCTACGGCTCCTCCCCCGCATCGACGCAGCCCGCTGGTGGCTGGCCCCGTCCACCGGCACCCCACACCTCCGAGTTCCGTGCCCCCAACACGGCTGTGGCTGGTCCGAGAAGCACGCTGAACGCACCAGGGTCCTCCTCACCGACCGGGAAACCGCCGCCGTCTCCGCGGTCTGTCTCCACCACGGCCCGTACCGAGCCACCATCACGCCCACCACCGGCGCCTACCTCGACCTGGCGACCCTGTACCGCAACCTGGTCAAGGAACTCACGCTCACGAGCACGCCGACCCGGGAAACCCTGTACGTCATGGTCAAGGGCGGCGACTGGGTCTTCGGCTCCATCCTGGTCGACGAAGCCCTCCAGGCCGTCGGCCTCACCCGTGCACAGCTACCCGCCCGGCTGTTCTGCCCACAGGTCGTCACCGACACCGGCGCGAAACTCTCCAAGTCGCTCATCCGCCAAGGCCATGCCCCCTTGTCTGAGGGAGCGGCCCGCTGGATGCTCGACACCCGGGAATGGCCCGGCACCGTCACCGAGTATGCGGACCAACTGCTGGCCATGACCCAGACGATGCTGTCCGACCCCCGTCACTTCTTCCGCTCGTACTCCGCAGCCGAGATCGGCCGCCTGATCACCGCACCAGCGCCCAGGAGCATTTCCGCCCCATGAGCAACACCACCGGCCGCGTCCACGAACTCAACCTCTACCGCCAGTACTTCGACCTCGTCGCATCAGGCGAGAAGACCATCGAGGTACGGGTCAAATACCCCCACCTCGCCGACCTCGCCGCCGGCGACACCATCCGCTTCCGCATCAAAGGCACCGAGGAGACCTGCGAGGTCACGGTCAAACGGGTCACCGAGTACTCCAACTTCGAGGCCCTGCTCGACGGCGAGGGGCCCTCCAACGTCAACCCCACCGCCACCCGTGACGAGCAACTCGCCCGTATCCGGGCCATCTACCCACCGGCGAAGGAAGCCCTTGGCGCCATGGCCATCCGGATCGGCCTTCTCCCCTGACTCGGAGCCCGCCCCACCGAGGTGCGGTCCTACTCGGTGTCCCGCTCCCCAGAGGTCCCGGGCGGCGGCGCGGTGGTCGTCCGCGGGATCAGCGTCGTCGGCAGGACGTGTGCTGCTCATGGTCCGCGTCGGAGTCGTCGATCAGCCGCAGAGCCAGTTCGCCGGCGGCACGGCCCATCTCAGAGGGTTGCGGGCGGGTGGCCACGCTCCTGGCGCTGACGATCGTCGTGCTCTACCCGACCTCATGGCGCTCAAGGAGTCACTGTACGGGACCAAGGGGCTGGACCCGCGACCGGCTTCATCAGCGGCACCAGGTCGTTCGTGGGGCTGCGGAAC
This DNA window, taken from Streptomyces sp. NBC_00663, encodes the following:
- a CDS encoding mobilization protein, with translation MIPKIILGKGPKATRRTIGYLFSKGRANEHIDPHLVASWNDFAPDPGRSPHRDPKEVEDQLAAQLDQPVKMLGDKAPKHTVWHCPIRAAPEDPILTDAQWADIARRIVAAAGIAPEGDTEACRWVAVRHADDHIHIAATLVRQDARRPRRDYDQRAVQREARQIEVDYGLRRLKPGDGTAAKRATSKEHFKAKRLGQEAATREVLRLRVRRAVAAAADEAEFFALLDATGVTVRLKLGPSGDALGCNFALPGDTNDKGEPVFYSGSTLAPDLSLPKIRQRLATTSPEPAPARPGNPWHQATAATERIPHHLTHGDDPTAQGQLVALGAALDLLPVTAPAALRAKLQQAAAAFERATRSRITADFNSTRVLRGNVQAILRDRPQDRDGTGFTMLLDAMLTAVAFAMHWHRTRQHAQQEVAAQQALLHLQVAYARVAEPVLTDLANRSPSLQIKRRFAYHLQEVVPEHAERILNDPAWDALTTVLAEAEAAGHNAATVLDQALGRRTLEDAHSPARVLTWRIRRLGERHAPSPRAQTATARHAVERHAMPALQQLRSRKH
- a CDS encoding WbqC family protein, which produces MRQYYGGSPYWDAVSEVVDALVDDLATTDRVADLARTSTIALLNVVGWSGDVPESSEIPTRQGRSERLADLAAATCSTHYLCGTGGLRYLDTGPFDVHGIPVVPFHTPVGDSLWAWARRSSSLWALSKIGPAELANQLTAQRDAHHLGVPA
- a CDS encoding YdcF family protein → MSQGVPVPQHEQRQITEEQFHDATLIWNYHQMGHEQRLCSAAIGLGSHDLGVATTAVDLYRDGLFPVVVFSGGNSPTTSARFPRGEAVHYREHALSLGVPDEAILVEAKAANTGQNITFSRELLAEAGIAVESLLLISKPYMERRSYATCRKLWPEVELVCASEPLELDDYIKSIGDEKLVVDMLVGDLQRVIEYPKLGFAVEQDVPGDVHDAYERLLGAGFDSRLIST
- a CDS encoding helix-turn-helix domain-containing protein, which translates into the protein MVNVQQWTGQEARALRAALRMSTRAFAEHLGVALRTVAKWESLGAGTQPRPDTQAILDTALARADTAAQARFETLLFPARKAVRPADYETWTEDIERAVVCVSRQDFPFASTLLNRWLVSQGPHELDDKGLYLYGRSLVLLGDVQRDQGAILGPLSARQSYLTARGMFSELGIPRRVAQIELSLAVVREMSGQLDAAAHRYEQLAADERLSRRDRARALLWIGTALSKEGNNGYATEVMTAATREFEELGEPDDWSVAHQKLALAHRGIGDLTEALHYIDIARTTGTVDSPMQRVRLDTAYGHILLSDAATRNDGLSVLDQAAQVARQYGLSHQLRSIEGIRTGQQG
- a CDS encoding ASCH domain-containing protein, which codes for MSNTTGRVHELNLYRQYFDLVASGEKTIEVRVKYPHLADLAAGDTIRFRIKGTEETCEVTVKRVTEYSNFEALLDGEGPSNVNPTATRDEQLARIRAIYPPAKEALGAMAIRIGLLP